In Neorhodopirellula lusitana, one genomic interval encodes:
- a CDS encoding aldehyde dehydrogenase (NADP(+)), whose amino-acid sequence MSLVGKSLVGSEFGSGSEGEFKAINPASGETLEPAFGLDGKDAINKATSLAAEAFQSFKLTSGAKRAQLLRTIASGLEANVDAIAQRMQEETALPEGRCRGEMGRTCGQLRMFADLVEEGSWLDARVEHADPDRAPLPKPGTRSMLRPLGPVVVFGASNFPLAFSVAGGDTASALAVGCPVIAKAHLAHPGTSELVGRVIQESVATCGMPEGVFSLLFLPGEQLAQELVQSPEVKAVGFTGSRRGGRAIMDVAAARPEPIPVFAEMSSINPVFITRGAVAARCDAIAQGFAGSLTLGSGQFCTNPGLVVIDNADRDAFVAAIDKYLTKMSCTPMLTPAIADHYRQGLEAFASQDGVTVLGSGAGADSPNPITPTVFGVSAEKFLANGALSAEIFGPASLVVFCDGASDFLKVAGAIEGQLTATVQYESGELESFTDLVSQLESKAGRLVFNAFPTGVEVGHAMVHGGPYPSTSDGRSTSVGTQAAFRFCRPVCWQDCPDELLPKELQESNPLGITRLVDGKRVI is encoded by the coding sequence ATGTCGCTTGTTGGGAAATCGTTGGTCGGGTCTGAGTTTGGTAGTGGTAGTGAGGGCGAATTCAAAGCCATCAATCCTGCCTCCGGTGAAACGCTGGAACCTGCTTTCGGCTTGGACGGGAAAGACGCCATTAATAAGGCAACCAGTCTCGCCGCAGAAGCTTTTCAGTCATTTAAACTCACCAGCGGAGCAAAACGCGCACAATTGTTGCGAACGATCGCTTCAGGCTTGGAAGCGAACGTTGATGCAATCGCCCAACGCATGCAAGAAGAGACGGCGTTACCGGAAGGTCGCTGTCGTGGTGAAATGGGGCGAACTTGTGGTCAACTCCGCATGTTCGCTGACTTGGTTGAAGAGGGATCGTGGTTGGATGCACGCGTCGAGCATGCGGATCCCGATCGTGCCCCGCTTCCAAAACCTGGCACCCGTTCGATGTTGCGGCCTTTGGGCCCCGTGGTCGTGTTTGGTGCAAGCAATTTCCCATTGGCATTTTCGGTCGCGGGCGGTGACACCGCGAGTGCGTTGGCAGTCGGTTGCCCGGTGATCGCGAAAGCCCACCTGGCGCACCCTGGCACGTCGGAGCTTGTCGGCCGCGTGATCCAAGAGTCCGTTGCAACGTGTGGGATGCCCGAAGGTGTGTTTTCGTTGCTGTTCTTGCCCGGTGAACAACTCGCACAAGAATTGGTTCAAAGTCCCGAAGTGAAGGCTGTTGGTTTCACGGGATCGCGTCGCGGTGGTCGAGCGATCATGGATGTGGCGGCTGCCCGACCTGAACCGATTCCGGTGTTTGCGGAAATGAGTTCGATCAACCCCGTTTTCATCACTCGTGGCGCGGTTGCGGCAAGATGTGATGCGATCGCACAAGGCTTTGCGGGATCGTTGACACTGGGAAGCGGCCAGTTTTGTACTAACCCGGGATTGGTTGTTATCGATAACGCGGACCGTGACGCATTCGTCGCCGCGATCGACAAGTATCTGACCAAAATGTCATGCACGCCGATGCTGACCCCTGCGATCGCGGATCATTACCGGCAAGGGTTGGAGGCATTTGCTTCGCAAGACGGAGTCACCGTGCTCGGTAGCGGTGCCGGTGCAGATTCGCCCAATCCGATTACCCCGACTGTGTTTGGTGTTTCGGCCGAGAAATTTCTTGCCAATGGCGCCCTCAGTGCTGAAATCTTCGGCCCTGCTTCCTTGGTCGTGTTCTGTGACGGAGCGTCTGACTTCTTGAAGGTCGCGGGTGCGATCGAGGGTCAGTTGACCGCGACGGTGCAGTATGAATCAGGCGAACTTGAATCGTTCACTGATTTGGTCAGTCAACTTGAAAGCAAAGCCGGCCGTTTGGTTTTCAACGCGTTCCCAACGGGTGTGGAAGTCGGGCACGCGATGGTTCACGGAGGTCCTTACCCGTCCACTTCGGATGGGCGTTCGACTTCGGTGGGAACCCAAGCAGCCTTCCGGTTTTGTCGACCCGTTTGCTGGCAAGACTGCCCGGACGAATTGTTGCCAAAAGAGTTGCAAGAGTCCAATCCGTTGGGCATCACACGTTTGGTGGACGGCAAACGCGTTATCTAG
- a CDS encoding dihydrodipicolinate synthase family protein: MSIDSKANASRASGDNVFEGCIPALMTPCDSAGKIDYDQLVATGLELIQEGMRAVVYCGSMGDWPLLTDDQRKEGVKRLVDAGIPVVVGTGAQNTRIAADHAAHAKEVGASGLMVIPRVLSRGSSPAAQQEHFSAVLRAGGHLPAVIYNSPYYGFETKADLFFRLRDQFSSLVGFKEFGGADSLSSAAENITSGDDSLILMVGVDTQVFHGFVNCGAQGAITGVGNALPREVLCYVEICEKAANGDPVARRFAAELSSALSVLSTFDEGPDLVLYYKELMTLEGKSGYEHQMNDTDKLSSSQRAHLHTQWRLFREWWSRWEGAAYVG, translated from the coding sequence ATGAGCATTGATTCCAAAGCCAACGCAAGCCGAGCTTCCGGCGACAACGTGTTTGAAGGCTGTATACCGGCCTTGATGACTCCGTGCGATTCAGCTGGAAAGATCGACTATGACCAGTTGGTCGCAACCGGACTGGAGTTGATCCAGGAAGGCATGCGGGCGGTGGTTTATTGCGGTTCGATGGGGGACTGGCCGCTGTTGACCGACGACCAGCGAAAAGAGGGCGTCAAGCGACTGGTCGATGCGGGCATTCCGGTCGTCGTTGGAACCGGGGCTCAGAACACACGCATCGCCGCCGACCATGCGGCTCACGCGAAGGAAGTGGGGGCCAGCGGATTGATGGTGATTCCACGCGTCTTGTCGCGGGGATCTTCACCAGCGGCCCAGCAAGAACACTTTTCGGCGGTTCTGCGTGCGGGCGGTCATCTGCCGGCGGTCATCTACAACAGTCCTTACTACGGCTTCGAAACGAAAGCCGATTTGTTCTTTCGCCTGCGGGATCAGTTCTCTTCCTTGGTTGGCTTCAAGGAGTTTGGTGGAGCGGATTCGCTGAGCAGTGCGGCTGAAAACATCACCAGCGGCGATGATTCGCTAATCTTGATGGTGGGCGTTGATACACAAGTATTTCACGGCTTCGTGAATTGCGGAGCTCAGGGAGCGATCACGGGCGTCGGAAACGCGTTGCCCCGTGAGGTTCTTTGCTATGTCGAAATCTGCGAAAAGGCGGCTAACGGTGATCCGGTAGCACGTCGTTTTGCAGCGGAACTCAGTTCAGCACTGTCTGTCTTGTCCACCTTCGATGAGGGGCCGGACTTGGTGCTGTACTACAAAGAGTTGATGACGTTAGAGGGTAAGTCAGGTTACGAGCATCAAATGAACGACACCGACAAGTTGTCGTCGAGTCAGCGAGCTCATCTTCATACACAATGGCGACTCTTCCGTGAGTGGTGGAGTCGATGGGAGGGAGCAGCTTATGTTGGTTAG
- a CDS encoding L-serine ammonia-lyase, iron-sulfur-dependent, subunit alpha: MLVSIFNDVIGPVMRGPSSSHCAAALRIGRLARDMMSGQFTNVLIEFDQGGSLPNTHDSQGSDMGLFGGLLGWDAADERLPGSFQTFRDLGIPVSIETVDVGDPHPNTYRLTLDNEVESLSMRAISTGGGMIEVIDIDGFPVSMFGDCFETLIWVNQDAEALAEVISANCDVHDVTVHTNSDSGKSGQLIQVKADEFVDEVFTDSASGVQRVKRLAPVLPVLSRKTTKVPFTTCEEMLAYDAGRGTPLWKLAIQYETSRGGLTEEEVIAKMVDIVRIIRRSIADGIAGTQYDDRVLGHQCGRFEEKMRAGELLDSGGSLNRIILYVTALMEVKSSMGVIVAAPTAGACAALPGTIVAIAETLELDERAMAKALLASGMIGVFIATRWSFAAEVGGCQAEGGSAACMAASGLVNLLDGPLNQSLAASSMALQSMIGLICDPVANRVEVPCLGKNVMAATNALSCANMAMSGYDPVIPLDEVIETAKQVSKQMPRELRCTNLGGLSMTPTAIALEKKLADGRAASCGGGCGCAAPAVASVASVGLASKP, translated from the coding sequence ATGTTGGTTAGTATCTTCAACGACGTGATCGGTCCGGTGATGCGAGGGCCATCCAGCTCTCACTGTGCGGCGGCGCTGCGTATCGGACGCCTCGCTCGCGACATGATGTCGGGACAGTTTACCAACGTCTTGATCGAGTTTGACCAGGGCGGTTCGCTGCCCAATACACACGATTCGCAGGGGTCCGATATGGGCTTGTTTGGCGGATTGCTGGGGTGGGACGCCGCCGATGAGCGGTTGCCGGGCTCGTTTCAAACGTTTCGTGATTTGGGGATTCCCGTCTCGATCGAAACGGTTGATGTCGGGGACCCGCATCCGAACACTTATCGGCTGACGTTAGACAATGAAGTCGAGTCGCTTTCGATGCGAGCGATTTCGACCGGCGGTGGCATGATCGAAGTCATCGACATTGACGGCTTTCCTGTCTCGATGTTTGGTGATTGTTTTGAAACCCTGATCTGGGTTAATCAGGATGCCGAAGCACTCGCCGAGGTGATCTCCGCGAATTGTGACGTTCATGACGTAACCGTTCACACAAACTCGGACTCGGGGAAATCCGGGCAATTGATTCAGGTGAAGGCAGACGAATTTGTCGACGAAGTCTTCACGGATTCGGCGTCGGGCGTGCAGCGAGTGAAACGTCTTGCTCCTGTCCTGCCAGTCTTGTCGCGTAAAACCACGAAGGTGCCGTTCACGACTTGCGAAGAGATGCTGGCTTATGATGCTGGGCGTGGGACTCCGCTTTGGAAGCTGGCGATCCAGTACGAAACATCACGCGGCGGTCTTACCGAAGAGGAAGTCATCGCCAAAATGGTGGACATCGTTCGTATCATTCGACGTTCGATTGCCGACGGCATTGCCGGTACTCAATACGACGATCGTGTTTTGGGCCACCAGTGCGGACGTTTCGAAGAAAAAATGCGAGCAGGTGAGTTGCTCGATTCCGGTGGATCGCTGAATCGCATCATCTTGTACGTGACGGCGCTGATGGAAGTGAAGAGTTCCATGGGTGTGATCGTGGCCGCGCCCACAGCCGGTGCGTGTGCCGCATTGCCCGGGACCATTGTTGCGATTGCGGAGACTCTAGAGCTTGATGAACGAGCGATGGCCAAGGCCCTTTTGGCAAGCGGGATGATCGGTGTGTTCATCGCGACCCGTTGGTCGTTCGCGGCTGAGGTTGGCGGTTGCCAGGCGGAAGGTGGATCGGCGGCTTGCATGGCTGCGAGTGGTTTGGTCAACCTGTTGGATGGGCCGCTGAATCAATCGCTTGCCGCCTCGTCGATGGCACTGCAAAGCATGATTGGTTTGATTTGCGATCCGGTGGCGAATCGCGTGGAGGTGCCGTGCCTTGGTAAGAACGTGATGGCGGCCACGAATGCATTGTCGTGTGCCAACATGGCGATGTCCGGCTACGATCCGGTGATTCCGCTGGATGAAGTGATTGAGACCGCCAAGCAAGTTTCCAAGCAAATGCCGCGTGAGCTTCGCTGCACCAACTTAGGTGGACTTTCGATGACGCCCACGGCGATCGCTCTTGAAAAGAAGCTGGCTGATGGACGCGCCGCGTCTTGTGGTGGTGGCTGTGGTTGTGCCGCACCTGCGGTTGCCAGCGTTGCCAGTGTTGGGTTGGCTAGCAAACCGTGA
- a CDS encoding glycoside hydrolase family 97 protein, producing MSRFVVPLAIFFALISLCSMPNASANAVRVSSPDQQTKVVLDLVDGMPVWQVQTRGTTILDNSPLRIFRGKSKQPCHAFASSTVSESQHDSTWHPTWGQTSSVRNHYREVAWELTDSENPKNDVTIQVRVFDDSVAIRYVPVDSSIKIGDETGLNFGGDFTFWCANGERANLGPLKLSQWGAERLQAPMTFQVSDDLFGSVLEAAIYDQYPFSISKSKVSDRKLPSFRTRTGVASVAKSGLTSWRVLLFGRNAGDLITNQTLVNLNPECEIEDTSWIKPGLAMWDWRAWGATAPDGFQYGLDMESWRRMIDFAASKENVRYLLLDANWYGPEFDPKSNPTTSRDHLVSQTEAGAVVRSPAPEDWSDPIDVPAIIQYGKERGVGVILYFNDHARKNFDFETTLALYEQWGAAGIKYGFMATSGDAKTLQTRHIVEMCAKHKLICDFHDGPIPGSGDVRTYPNYLAREFCHAQADAKRSFTPETFCTTVFVNMLTGPLDMNNGLYAIQNAEVDRPRIFNKVFTTVVAETARVMIVDSGLAIIPDIPEAYEERADLFAFLEALPMTWDETRVLNAKVGDHITIARRSGKQWFVASACDENGAELPIDLSFLDAETQYEATLFADTAETHYKSNPQSYQVTTQTVTRDDRNTAKLAAGGGHCMLIKPIAK from the coding sequence ATGAGCCGCTTTGTTGTGCCCCTAGCGATCTTTTTCGCACTCATTTCGTTGTGTTCGATGCCCAATGCGAGCGCGAATGCGGTCCGTGTCAGTTCACCGGATCAGCAGACCAAGGTGGTGCTGGACCTAGTGGACGGGATGCCTGTGTGGCAGGTGCAAACACGGGGGACGACGATTCTCGACAACAGTCCGTTACGGATCTTTCGCGGCAAGAGCAAGCAACCCTGTCATGCGTTTGCTTCGTCGACAGTAAGCGAGTCCCAACACGATTCGACATGGCATCCGACTTGGGGGCAAACGAGTTCGGTTCGAAATCATTATCGCGAAGTTGCTTGGGAGCTAACCGATTCAGAAAACCCCAAGAACGATGTCACCATCCAGGTGCGTGTTTTCGACGACTCCGTTGCGATCCGTTACGTGCCCGTTGATTCGAGTATCAAGATTGGTGATGAAACGGGACTGAACTTTGGCGGCGATTTCACATTCTGGTGTGCCAACGGCGAACGTGCCAACTTAGGGCCATTGAAGCTATCGCAGTGGGGAGCGGAACGACTGCAGGCCCCGATGACCTTTCAGGTTTCTGACGATCTTTTTGGGTCAGTGTTGGAAGCGGCGATCTACGATCAGTATCCGTTCTCGATTTCGAAATCGAAAGTCAGTGATCGCAAGCTGCCATCGTTTCGCACTCGTACAGGAGTCGCCTCGGTTGCGAAGAGCGGTCTAACGTCGTGGCGTGTGCTCTTGTTTGGACGAAACGCCGGTGATCTGATCACGAACCAGACGCTTGTGAACCTGAACCCTGAATGCGAAATCGAGGACACTTCCTGGATCAAGCCGGGGCTGGCGATGTGGGACTGGCGAGCCTGGGGTGCGACCGCGCCCGACGGTTTTCAATATGGGCTCGACATGGAATCATGGCGGCGGATGATCGACTTTGCGGCCAGCAAGGAAAACGTTCGTTACCTCTTGCTTGACGCGAACTGGTACGGTCCCGAGTTTGATCCAAAGTCAAATCCAACGACCAGTCGCGATCACCTGGTTAGCCAAACGGAAGCGGGGGCGGTTGTTCGTTCGCCTGCACCGGAGGACTGGAGTGATCCGATCGATGTCCCGGCCATCATCCAATACGGAAAAGAACGTGGCGTCGGAGTGATCTTGTATTTCAACGATCACGCCCGCAAGAATTTTGATTTCGAAACGACGTTGGCGCTGTACGAGCAGTGGGGGGCGGCGGGAATCAAGTATGGATTCATGGCGACGTCCGGTGATGCGAAGACGCTGCAAACTCGCCACATTGTCGAGATGTGTGCCAAGCACAAACTGATCTGCGACTTTCACGATGGACCGATTCCTGGTTCTGGGGACGTGCGAACCTATCCGAATTATCTGGCCCGCGAGTTTTGTCATGCCCAGGCGGACGCGAAACGTTCCTTTACTCCAGAGACGTTTTGCACCACCGTGTTTGTGAACATGTTGACGGGCCCACTGGACATGAATAACGGTCTGTATGCGATCCAGAATGCGGAAGTCGATCGGCCGCGTATTTTCAACAAGGTCTTCACAACCGTGGTGGCGGAAACCGCGCGAGTCATGATTGTGGATTCCGGGTTGGCGATCATTCCGGACATTCCTGAAGCCTACGAAGAACGAGCTGACCTGTTCGCGTTCCTGGAAGCGTTGCCGATGACGTGGGATGAAACCCGAGTGCTGAATGCGAAAGTCGGTGACCACATCACGATTGCGCGTCGATCCGGCAAACAGTGGTTTGTGGCATCCGCTTGTGACGAAAACGGCGCCGAGCTACCAATCGATCTGAGTTTTCTAGATGCCGAAACGCAGTACGAGGCAACCCTATTCGCCGATACTGCGGAAACGCACTACAAGTCCAACCCTCAGTCGTATCAGGTCACCACTCAAACGGTGACTCGCGATGATCGGAACACGGCAAAACTGGCTGCCGGCGGCGGTCATTGCATGCTGATCAAACCGATCGCGAAATAG
- a CDS encoding FAD-dependent oxidoreductase, with product MRTACDVQSTAYQPKADQSLPVAIIGAGPIGLAAAANLAERGTNFVVMEAGSRVAASMWEWRHVRLFTPWSLLIDPASKRLLQAAGTWREPNQDEVPYAHELIEQFLDPLAALEQIAPHIQFEHKVISISRDGHDRMRDGTRDEAPFLIVTETPAGPRRTLARAVIDASGTWTTPNPMGAGGVPADGELQNQSHIRYGMPDVLGRERNRYAGKRTLVVGSGHSATGSVLNLIELAKDSAQTSVTWGVRRCDPTQLWGSGCADEIAERGALGTRIKEAVDGGKATLLTGLSIAVVQDHADGMQVVDVQGTPRVIVDEIIVATGSRPNLNMVRELRLEFDIPTEASKSLGPLIDPNHHSCGSVPRHGAQELRQPENGFYLAGMKSYGRAPTFLMATGFEQVRSIVAELTDKNVSRDLPTVV from the coding sequence ATGCGTACAGCGTGCGACGTCCAGTCAACTGCCTACCAACCCAAGGCCGACCAATCGTTGCCGGTCGCCATCATTGGGGCGGGACCTATCGGGCTGGCCGCGGCAGCGAATCTGGCGGAACGTGGAACGAACTTTGTCGTCATGGAAGCTGGCTCGCGTGTTGCAGCCAGCATGTGGGAGTGGCGGCATGTTCGATTGTTTACGCCTTGGTCCCTTCTAATCGATCCTGCCAGCAAACGTCTCCTTCAGGCGGCCGGAACCTGGCGGGAACCCAACCAAGACGAAGTGCCATATGCACATGAATTGATCGAGCAGTTTCTAGATCCATTGGCGGCACTGGAGCAAATTGCGCCGCACATCCAATTCGAGCATAAGGTGATTTCCATTTCACGCGATGGCCATGATCGAATGAGAGACGGCACTCGTGACGAAGCACCGTTTCTGATTGTGACCGAGACGCCGGCGGGACCACGCCGAACCCTGGCACGTGCTGTCATTGACGCATCGGGAACCTGGACCACCCCCAATCCCATGGGCGCAGGCGGGGTCCCTGCAGACGGCGAACTGCAAAATCAATCGCATATTCGTTACGGCATGCCAGACGTACTCGGCCGCGAACGCAATCGATACGCGGGCAAACGAACGCTTGTCGTTGGCTCCGGCCATTCCGCAACCGGCAGTGTCCTCAACCTGATTGAACTGGCCAAGGACTCAGCTCAAACTTCGGTGACATGGGGAGTGCGCCGATGCGATCCCACTCAACTATGGGGTAGCGGTTGTGCGGACGAAATCGCCGAACGCGGTGCCTTGGGGACACGCATCAAAGAAGCCGTCGACGGTGGAAAAGCGACACTGCTTACCGGTCTTTCAATCGCAGTCGTCCAGGACCACGCCGATGGCATGCAAGTCGTCGATGTTCAGGGGACTCCGCGAGTAATCGTTGACGAGATCATCGTCGCCACCGGTTCGCGTCCGAATCTGAACATGGTCCGGGAACTTCGTTTGGAGTTTGATATTCCGACCGAAGCATCTAAGTCCCTGGGACCGTTGATCGATCCCAATCACCATAGCTGTGGTTCGGTTCCACGACACGGAGCCCAAGAACTTCGGCAGCCTGAAAACGGCTTCTACCTGGCCGGCATGAAGAGCTACGGCCGAGCACCCACATTCTTGATGGCGACCGGTTTCGAGCAAGTCCGATCAATCGTCGCCGAACTTACTGACAAGAACGTTTCTCGTGACCTTCCAACCGTTGTCTGA